A single region of the Kineosporiaceae bacterium SCSIO 59966 genome encodes:
- a CDS encoding tyrosine-type recombinase/integrase: protein MGFKVEGLTKLLANFVGFCEARGASRVQTDLALEWALTPIKVAVSDALFARRMDAVRVFARFQHALDPDTQIPPETLCNRRYQAREPNVFSDVEIVALLNATDTLTPRFRSATWRTLIGLLAATGMRPGEACRLTVDDLDLANGVIQVLETKFGKSRLVFIHPTTAVVVGEYLEIRRDWVGTKARDCPAVFVNSRRTALRPDTLGVTFNKILTAAGITALPGRRPPRLHDLRHTFAVTTMLAWYRDGHDVQTRLPLLSTWLGHVDPASTYWYLHAVPELLAHAAQRLETHAAIPAVIDTETDGTPS, encoded by the coding sequence ATGGGTTTCAAGGTGGAGGGCCTGACCAAGCTGCTGGCGAACTTCGTGGGGTTCTGCGAAGCGCGTGGAGCCAGCCGGGTCCAGACCGATCTCGCGTTGGAGTGGGCCCTCACCCCGATCAAGGTCGCGGTCAGCGATGCGTTGTTCGCCCGCAGGATGGACGCCGTGCGCGTCTTCGCCCGTTTCCAGCACGCACTGGACCCAGACACGCAGATCCCTCCCGAGACGCTCTGCAACCGGCGTTACCAGGCCAGGGAACCGAACGTGTTCAGCGACGTCGAGATCGTGGCGCTCCTGAACGCCACAGACACCTTGACCCCGCGATTCAGGTCTGCGACATGGCGCACGCTGATCGGGTTGCTGGCCGCCACCGGGATGCGCCCCGGTGAAGCATGCCGTCTGACGGTGGACGACCTCGACCTGGCTAACGGCGTGATCCAAGTGCTGGAAACGAAGTTCGGCAAGTCCCGGCTGGTGTTCATCCACCCGACCACCGCCGTCGTCGTGGGCGAGTATTTGGAGATTCGTCGCGACTGGGTCGGGACCAAGGCACGTGACTGCCCCGCCGTCTTCGTCAACAGCCGGCGCACGGCGCTGCGTCCTGACACGTTGGGCGTCACCTTCAACAAGATCCTCACCGCGGCCGGTATCACCGCCCTGCCCGGGCGTCGGCCGCCACGACTCCACGACCTACGGCACACCTTCGCGGTCACCACGATGCTCGCCTGGTACCGCGACGGTCACGACGTCCAAACACGCCTGCCGCTGCTGTCGACCTGGCTAGGACACGTCGATCCTGCCTCGACCTACTGGTACCTGCACGCCGTACCCGAGCTGCTCGCCCACGCCGCCCAACGGCTCGAGACCCACGCCGCCATCCCCGCTGTCATCGACACCGAGACCGACGGGACGCCATCATGA
- a CDS encoding prepilin peptidase: protein MIGVSIILGLLVGSFLNVVVHRVPRGESVVSPPSACPACGRQIRPRDNVPVLSWLLLRGRCRDCGSPISARYPLVEAGTAALFGATAAWIGWQWHLPAFLYLAAVSIALALIDLDVQRLPDSIVLPSYLVGGVLLAGASLLDGDPGQILRAAIGMAALYALYFVLALVYPGGMGFGDVKLAGVLGMYLAWLGWAELVVGAFLAFLLGGVVGGALMAVNRAGRKTRIPFGPFMLLGAYLGMVLGRPVADWYLNLVGL from the coding sequence GTGATTGGCGTCAGCATCATCCTGGGCTTGCTCGTCGGGTCATTTCTCAACGTGGTCGTGCACCGGGTACCGAGGGGCGAGTCGGTGGTCAGCCCGCCGAGCGCCTGCCCGGCATGCGGCCGCCAGATCCGCCCCCGCGACAACGTCCCAGTGCTGAGCTGGCTGCTGTTGCGCGGCCGGTGCCGCGACTGCGGCAGCCCGATCAGCGCCCGGTACCCCCTCGTCGAGGCCGGCACCGCGGCGCTGTTCGGCGCCACCGCCGCGTGGATCGGCTGGCAGTGGCACCTGCCTGCGTTCCTCTACCTCGCCGCCGTCTCCATCGCCCTGGCGCTCATCGACCTCGACGTCCAGCGGCTGCCCGACTCCATCGTCCTGCCGTCCTACCTCGTCGGCGGCGTCCTGCTCGCCGGCGCCAGCCTGCTCGACGGCGACCCCGGCCAGATCCTGCGCGCCGCCATCGGCATGGCCGCCCTCTACGCCCTGTACTTCGTCCTCGCCCTCGTCTACCCCGGCGGGATGGGGTTCGGCGACGTCAAGCTCGCCGGCGTCCTGGGGATGTACCTCGCCTGGCTCGGCTGGGCCGAACTCGTCGTCGGCGCCTTCCTCGCGTTCCTCCTCGGCGGCGTCGTCGGAGGTGCGCTGATGGCCGTAAACCGGGCCGGGCGCAAGACTCGTATCCCGTTCGGGCCGTTCATGCTGCTCGGCGCCTACCTCGGGATGGTCCTCGGTCGCCCGGTCGCCGACTGGTACCTGAACCTCGTCGGTCTGTGA
- a CDS encoding tyrosine-type recombinase/integrase, whose protein sequence is MDPISTPSAGDGVASVSAVLVEYGTWLDRQRGLAPITVNNYCWNVEQFLAALPGPAQVSMGLVDAGTVTGFMVEYCRDRNTNSAKTMARSLRSFLRFAHATGRTSAELWGAVPAPSAWHLTSLPKAVPAADIEQLLRVAGLSRYAATGLRDYAILLLLARLGLRRGEVAGLRLDDVDWRVGELTVSGKGNRIERLPLPVEPGEAVAAWLRDGRPQCQTRSLFTTLQPPGLPLSSGAIGHVVRSACRTAGITQIGAHRLRHTLATALLRAGASLPEVGEVLRHRSVMSTAIYAKVDEVALRPLARPWAGTSLAAADTADTARGLARSWPGGLS, encoded by the coding sequence ATGGATCCGATCAGTACACCTTCGGCCGGGGACGGCGTGGCGTCGGTGAGCGCTGTGCTTGTCGAGTACGGCACCTGGCTGGACCGCCAGCGCGGTCTGGCGCCGATCACTGTCAACAACTACTGCTGGAACGTGGAGCAGTTCCTCGCGGCACTGCCTGGTCCGGCGCAGGTCTCGATGGGCTTGGTGGACGCGGGGACGGTGACTGGGTTCATGGTGGAGTACTGCCGGGATCGCAACACGAACTCTGCGAAGACGATGGCGAGGTCGTTGCGTTCCTTCTTGCGGTTCGCTCATGCGACAGGGCGTACGTCGGCTGAGTTGTGGGGAGCGGTTCCGGCCCCTTCGGCCTGGCATCTGACGTCGTTGCCGAAGGCGGTGCCAGCGGCCGACATTGAGCAGTTGTTGCGAGTCGCCGGCCTCTCGCGGTACGCGGCCACGGGCCTGCGAGACTATGCGATCTTGTTGCTGCTGGCCCGGCTCGGGTTGCGGCGCGGCGAGGTCGCGGGCCTTCGTCTGGATGACGTCGACTGGCGTGTTGGCGAGCTCACCGTCTCGGGCAAGGGTAACCGGATCGAGCGACTTCCCCTGCCGGTCGAGCCAGGAGAAGCGGTCGCCGCCTGGCTCCGTGACGGGCGGCCCCAATGCCAGACACGGTCGCTGTTCACGACGTTGCAGCCACCGGGTCTGCCGCTGAGCTCTGGGGCGATCGGGCATGTCGTGCGAAGCGCATGCCGAACCGCTGGGATCACCCAGATCGGTGCGCACCGGCTGCGTCACACGTTGGCTACGGCCTTGCTGCGGGCCGGGGCGTCGCTGCCGGAGGTCGGAGAGGTGCTGCGGCACCGCAGTGTGATGTCGACGGCGATCTACGCCAAGGTCGACGAGGTGGCGTTGCGGCCGCTGGCCCGTCCCTGGGCCGGCACTTCACTCGCGGCTGCAGACACCGCTGACACTGCACGCGGCCTGGCCCGCTCTTGGCCAGGGGGCCTGTCGTGA